Below is a window of Dromiciops gliroides isolate mDroGli1 chromosome 5, mDroGli1.pri, whole genome shotgun sequence DNA.
caccatttatcatttggggaatgacatgtatttttataaatttgactcagttctctatatttcagaaatgaggcctttatcagagatatttgtttcaaaaattcccagttttctgcttcccttgtaatcttggttacattagttttgtttgtacaaatgctttttaattatatataatcaaaatgattttacattttgtttttactctatattttctttggtcaatgagaagtagattttttttaacaggtAGTGTTCCagtacagatttttaaaaaattatttataatctaAAGTAGCATGTGGAGGTAAGTAATACCTCCACAAAAGCAAGTAAGGATGAAATATGGTTTCTTTATAGGAGTATATGAGAGACAAGTATTTTTCTAAGGCTCTAGCTTTAATGATTGgttgttcttcctcttccctagGAAAAATTCCTATGGCTTTCggaaaaaaagagaggacaaGTTTACAGTGAGTAAACATTTGTAACTATCctttttagttttattgtttGGTCTCGAAAGCATGAAAACATAATTATAACCATATTTTATACAGGTAAAACTTTCTAAAGAAGTGTGTTTAGGTTAGAATTCTAGATTTCCAATTGATAATAATTGAGTGAGTATCTGGAGGGGGGGGATTAGAGAAAGGACTGGTAGACCTGCAAACTGcgtcctttctcctcccccccccttccagaAAATCCTCTGTCCTTGAGACTTTATCATCAAATCTCATcagggacaaacccaagggaacaaaagcgATTCCTTGTCTGGATTCCTGAAGGACTAATGGGGTTAAACCACACCTAGAAGGAAAACTTGGCCAAGTCAACCAATTAACCGCAGAGTTCTAAAGGGACAATTCTATAGCTCTCAGCTTTACTCTCTTATAACTTTTCTAGTTTtcacattgctactggaaaaaccccATAGCTTTTAACTATATGGACCTTCATTGGAAGATGGtgcctctgctttttagtatgctgtctacATTCAGTTGACACTTTTAGGGGCATCTACTGTTCTAGGATGAGAAATATACAAAGGTGACCAACATATTGCCCCTGACCTTGAAGTTAGGTAGAAAATTGAGTAGAGTGAAATAAGAAATACACAGATAAATACAATACAGAGTAGAGTATTATTGTTTCTAAGAAGTATTGAATGTGGTGACAATTTGAGGGTCCATGGGAAATCACTACTtactatttgggggaggggatttTATTTACCATTAGATAGACATGGTTCACAATAAGGTTTTCTTGAGTTAAAACTACATCAATGCAATTTGAATAAGAATCTTAGatcatattttttaatattttgtggaaAGAACTGAGTTGATAAAGCAAAGTTAATCTtcacaaaaaaatcatttcaaaaattAGTAAGGTATTTAACATTACTTACATACAGCTCACCAGAATCCATTGGAAGTAATAGCAGTTGTGATTTGGAATGTAATTTGTTGTCATTTTAGCTATGTGCCTGACCTATAATGTTAAGGGTGCTAATATCTCTTAGTTCATTCTTACTTCAGATACAGGGATGGTGGTAGTATGTTGTTTGAGAATTAGCCTTGCCACCATGTGATTATTCTTGTGATAACTTATAAAACTGTTTACTGTTTCCTTAGTTTGGATCTGCTTACAGAAGGTAATATCAAGAACACAGAAATCTTAGCTTTTTTGAAGTACACTAATTAACTTCTGCATAAACAAGAACTGGAAaccattttgaaaaaattgctcagtaattcaaagaaatagaatactgtCAGTTTGggattgcatcttttttttttttttttaagtgaggcaattggggttaagtgacttgcccggggtcacacagctagtaagtgtcaagtgtctgaggccggatttgaactcaggtactcctgactccagggccagtgctccatccactgtgccacctagctgcccccgggattACATCTTTTCTATAATTTAGCCAACTTAAGccaatcagcaagcattcatttattgcctattatgtgccagccactgttcAAAATGAacccagtcccttctctcaaacaACAACAGTCGAATGGTGGagataaaatgcaaacaactatgcataAACAAGttgtatacaaagacaaattcAATATATATAATCAGCACAGGGAAGGCAGTCATGAACaaggatcaggaaagtcttcttgcAGAAAGTAGAACTGTAGAAGAGAtgcaaaggaagccaggaaaacttgAAGGCCAGAGGTGAAGAGTGAGAGTATGAGAGTACTAGGTATGGAAGATGGCAGGTAAAAATGCCCACAGTTAGACAATGGAATGTCTAGTGCAaggaacaacaacagcagcataTAACATAGGAAGAGAGTGTGTCTGAGAGTGAGTGTGAGAGTGTATGTCGTGGGAGGGGTGATATGATCAGATGTGTGCTTCCATTGGACAGCTGAATGAAGTATGAACTAGATGGGGAGAGTATTGAGGTAAGACGGTCATTCAGCTGAATATTGCTATAATATTCTAGATAGTATAGACATGTGGTAAAAAGGGTCTGCACCTGGGTGGTAGCACAGTGGTAGACGTGTTCAAGAATTGCCATAGTCAAAAATTTCATCAAATTTCGTGGCTCTTATGATTCTCTAAACTGAACATGACAGGACATATCTGTAGCCATGCTTGGGCTTATACTGAAAGCCTTTTCAGCTTGGGACAGCCTGCCAGACTTGTATTCTTTTGGCACAGCCTTTCATATTCTGGGATCATTGGTCGTGCTTCACTAAAGCTTTTAAATAGGACTAGTAAAGGCcctgaaaatgaaaggattggccaagatgaccactgaggtcacttctaattctaaatctatggtcctatcaAATAGTCACATGATTTTGTATGCACTagaatattgtattatattagaTTCTAATGCAGTAAAAGTTTTGAAGGGTCATAAGGTAATGAATAAACAAGTAACATGGTATCAGCAAGCTTATAGAACTGATACCCAAGCCTGTTTTTAGGGACTGTATTTCCAAAATTTTCAGGACCTTCATGAGTTTTTAACTTTAGTCATCTGAGTGCACATTTGTTACTTCTGCTGTATCACATTGCCCTCCTCTGGTTAATAAGTGTTTGGAAATATGGTCTCTATcacatgacttaaaaaaaatttttttttgtaagtacAAATAAACATCTACCATCATTGAAGTCTAAACTATGTCTAAGTATGTatgttttgggtttgggttttttgtttttagcatttgGTTTTTCTATTTAGGTTGATTTTATTCTTGAATCTTAGATGTCTTTTCCTTAGTTAGAAAGATTGTCATTATTATGGTTTTCTAATGTTTGCCAGCTTTTTCACATTCCTGTTGAGTAAAATCTGGGTTAATCTAGTTGACCAGTcccattatatttataatttttccttttctttcccttgtttGCCTAACTGAAGACTTCATAGCTTCAAATCAGTCTTTGACCCATTAAAGTAGGTATCCAATAAATATCCAAGTGCCTTCAACATGCCAGGCagtgtgccaagtgctgggataTAAAGCAAGTATATTGATattctaaagaaaataaatgtcctGTTTTTAGCTGAGATTTTGGACTTGCATAAAACGTTAGAAATTATTCTAAGGCAGTAATGAATAGTTTGACCTTTTAATTACTGAGTGCTTAATATGTACATCAATCATTATACTACATTAAAGTAATTATTTCAGACACTATTGAAGTGTATATTCATTCACTAGTAGTTACAGATTGCTATGCTTTTTCAGTTCTTGTGAatttttaaatagcttttttcttttctaaaattatttttgtcattaataTTATTGGTGCTTTTTTTGCATCAATCAGCCATGCCTCATACTTACTGACCCTCCTTACCCCCAGCCTCCCCTGTGATAAAATTGCTAAGCAAAATTCCCTGTCCCATGACTTTATTTGAATGCAAAATTCTACACCCAAAGAGCCTTGCCCCCCGtcccacttctcttcctctttgaggcaaatatcagttattataaaTTATGTGGCTATTATAAAGTTCCTTCTTATTCATATTTAGGGGTCACATCTAAACAGTCTAACCACCACACTTAGGCTTTCTTTATAATCTGCTGTCAGCTAGGAAACCAGATAACTAAGCTTATCAAAATGCTCTCCTAAGATAAGAGCAAATTGAATCTAGACGACCTTCTTAAGCTTTTGTTCATAAACTCTCATGCATATTTTGCCATTTTAGAGGTCCTTTTTTGTGTACTTGTTTCCTGGTTTTCAGCTGTGTTCAAGGTTAAACCaacaacacttattaagcactttgtgccaggccttgtgctttgaatataaagaaaggcaaaaccaaaccaaaaaaaaaagtccttgccttcaaggagctcatggtaGAAGCTGCTTTAGCGTGATGTTTAAGGATGGATTTGTTGGTTCAGTTTAGATATTAAGCTCATACCTTTTGCTATCTCTCTGTGagtattgcctttctttgtttgttaCAGAGAAGTCAGACTCAGTCTCCAACACCACCAAAGCCTCCATCTCCTAGTTTTGAATTAGGCTTGTCTAGTTTTCCACCATTACCTGGAGCTGCAGGCAATCTGAAGACAGAGGATTTATTTGAGAACAGGTTGTCTAGCATGGTAATGGGAACATCAAAAGAAAGAGTAAGTAACATGTAttataaaaggggggaaaagtataaGTACTTTGGATATACTCCCCCCCACCTTGAAAATGTGTTTATATAATAATGAAAGCATCTGCTTAGATTTATATGTCACTAAATGAAATGGAGGGGAAAACATTTAAACTATTTTCAACTCAATACTGTGGCATATAACTAACTCCAGCAGCTCTAATCAGGTAAGTGGAGAGTTGGCCTTAGGTTGGCAAAAATCTGGGTTCAGGTGTcaatttacctctctgggccacaGCCTCCTCTAGTAGTCTAAAATACACTGTGTTTGTGCCTACCCTCATTGAGCTTTCAGCAGTGCCTGGATGTTGCAATATTCACCAGTGGACACTAATATGTTTCTGTTCCTAGGGTGATAACTAGGAATTAGATTGACATTTAGCCCTGTATCCATAACACACACCTTTGGCTTCTGGCTCACCCCAAATTCCCACCTCCTGCCTACCTGTCTGGATTTACCCAGGTTGTACTTCCCCTTGCTCCTGCCTTCTGTGAATATGGACTTTGGGGCCTTATAGAATGCAGTATCAGCACCTACCTTTGCTTAACTAAGGCATGACAATGAGCCTGGACAGTGTGCCAGTGTGGTTGTGCCAAATCTTCACACTGGCTACCTGATTTCCTGCCTTCCCTATCTTAAAACCTTGGTGATCCTGTTCAACTATACATTATCCTCTTATACTGCAATCTTTTGCCTCCTTTGCTTATTATGCCTTGCCAGCCCCCAGACTTGTGTTATTCACACCATCTACCTCTACTCCTATTCTTATTTAATggagctggagaaaatcacaaaaccatgctTGTTTGAGTCATCTACAAATTTATATTGCATAATTTTAATTGGGTCCTCACTATAACAAGTAACCTCAGTCATCATCATGGCTATCTATTCCAgaccatttcttccttccttggcaCATTCTCCATCAGATCTTTTAGCTAAAGATGTGGTCTTCTACTTGCTAAACAGATTGAGAAAATTCATTGGgaggtttctcttctccccttttcctcttgtcACATCAACCAGGTATCTCCTTCATCCCTATATCACATGAAGGAGTGACCCTCCTCCTTGACAGTGCAAACTCACCCATGTACAAATGGTCCCATTTCATTGTATTCTCTAGTTGATTGCCCCCTTGATTATTGCAGCTCTATCACTGAGCTTCATTCTCTGTTTATTAGTTGCTTCCCTACTACCTACAGACATGTTCAtctctccccatccttaaaaaaatcttcggggcagctaggtggcacagtggataaagcaccggccctaaattcaggaggacctgagttcaaatccagcctcagacacttgacacttattaccttgCATCTGTACTCTGTGATATAGTGTATACATTATAGTGCTTTGTCTCCACTATTAGCATCTCtttgagatgggggaggggttggtTCTATGTTTTCTCCTTGTTTCTCTGCTGCttagttagcacagtgcttcacatatggtaagtgcttaataaatgcatgttgatgaTGCTTATGACTTCCTAATGTACCTTGGAAGCATATTGTCAGGAAAggcttttaattcattttatgtAAATGGGTGGTTTTCTGCAacaattcctttggaattgtcttgaattattgtattgattggagttgccaaatctttcactgttgatcatcattacattgCTTTTACTGTGCACAAGGACCttctagttcttctcacttcactttgcatcatgttcatataggtcttgctatattttttctgaaatcaacctccCTCccaattttcttgtatcactccagtttttcctctcccactctgGGCTAGCTCTTCCAGGGATTCGTGTTGGGCTTGTATCTAGTTagcatttttctctgaggctttagTTGtatttgttttcacattgttgacTTCATCTGAGTTTGTCTTCCCTAACACTGTAGTGGCTTTTTATGGTCCTTTTTgttatttgctctttttttttttttaagcctatttcctgactttgaactttatgttaaagttgggctctgcttaccTGGGTTTGGAGGAAGAACgtcaggctttttcatgctgctctTTTCAGAGCTAATGGGGGATGgtggtgggggcagtgagggaaGGGGCTCTGCAAGCTTTTGGTGctttccaaggtggtgtgatcctaGAAGAGGTATGGTTGCTGCTCTCCTAGTCTGTGCTCTCATCTTTACCAAGGAAGGGCACCTGGTCTCCTGGAGCTTCAggtgctagtgctcctctctgctttacaactgtgaccagggtcccttCTCCCTTCTGACAGACCACTGGTGCTCCCCTCTGCCTTGAAACTACAACCCAGAAGTGTGTATGGGCAATGGAGTCGCCGATCAGTGCCAAATGTACCCAGTACCAGCAGAAGGTcctttgtaatctctttctgaccagttgttcaacccccttatctCTGCGTTGAGTTTCTAAAGCTGTTGCTGCTGTGACAGCTGCATCCAAGACTTGCTAGTGCTACCTGCTGTTGTGTTCACTCCCACTGTCACAGAGCTCTCCTGTCaaacctcctaaattgtcttaaCCTGGAAAACGTGTCGTAttctgaccttttcttttttctgccatTCCACAATCTGATGTGAGGAGTTATTTGAAAGGAAATGTTGTGAGAGTCCAACTGGGTTGCTGCCTATATTCTGCCATTTTGGGTCTTCCCGTCCCATATTCAGTTTCGATGTGGGTACTCTTTAAATTGTAGCAAAGCACAACTCAACCTTGCTTCCTCATCTTGTGCTGTTCTTGtccttttccttccatttaaCTCTTCCTAGAGTTAAAGGTCCAGTAGGTCTTCCTCTTTGTTTGTTTAATACTCTGACTAGAGATTCTTCTCATGGCATGATTGGCTAACCGCCTTTATCCAGTCAGAGACGAAATAGATGGTTTCTTTATGATGTTTCTAATGCACAAGTTATCTGTTAGTAATATGAAGTCATCTATGTCACACTCATTGTTTTAATATAcagatataatataaatttttccctCTGTACCCTCATTTAATGACACTGTGTTTTTCTCTTACATAGATGAACCAGTGTGTTTAGCCAGTCCCTACCTTGAAAttctgttcaattttttttacaagtaaCACTGCCATAAATGTTTTCACAATGgaagtccttttttatttttatttttttgctgcagggcagtgagggttaagtgacttgcccagagtcacacagctcgtaagtatcaagtatccgaggccagatttgaattcaggtcctcctgaatccagggccggtgctttatccactgcaccacctagctgcctccaggaagTCCTTTTATATCACTTGTTGATTGCGAAATTCATATATTTCAATTTCACCAGTGACCTTTATCAATaagttttaacattttaattttacaaattttgacatgaggtgatacctcaaaattgtttaaagttacatattttaaaattattagtaaggttaaaaatgtttttcaaatagttacaggttttttgtttttgggggggaggaaaggtCTATACCCATTCCTTGAGTCATTTTCTATTGGACACTGGGTATTATTACATGCAAGTACATTTATGTCCATTCCTTAACAGATTCTAGGTTTCATATTGCTCTCTGAGAGGGGAGTACATTTTAGACATGGTGGTTTAACCATATAAAGGTATGGGCATGGAAGTTGGATTTCTTACAAGAACTAAAAGCAAATAGGCCTATTAGTCTGGATTAGAGAGTTCCTAAAGGAGAACAGTGTGTAGTAAGACTGAGAAGTTTGGGTTTTATTACCGCCTTGATACTTTAAAAAAGgacttcaactttttccacttgtaaccactttttgccctagaaatttttatgggacatcaggtatataggtatataaaatagctatatgtaaccttttactgttgccaaatttttcaagacccccacattcagttacagactcacagtttaagaagcttttccttaAAAGAATGATACCtgactcatttgtttttcttcatactTCCCTTATCCAGTTATATAAAGTAACCTATTAGAATTTTTATTAGTGGGAAAGCAGCGGGCGGCGGGCGATGGGCCCAAGGCTGGGGAAGGGCCAGGATGGTCTCTGGAGGACCCTCGCCGCCCCCAGGACCCAGCGCTTCCCCACCATCCACTCATGCGTGAAGCAAGAGGTAGTGTAATGACAGAGAAGGCACCTAGGGGCATTAGCCCCCTGCAGCAGATGGTGGCATCAGGCACAGGGGCCCTTGTTACCTCCATTTTCATGACCCCGCTGGATGTGGTAAAGGTCCGACTACAGTCCCAGCGCCCTTTTCCCACCAGTGGGTTGGCAAAATCCAAGAGATCCTGGAGCATCCCCTATACTAAATGGAAGTGTATGCTATACTGCAACTGCATTCTCGAGCCCCTCTATCTGTGTCAGAATGGTTCTCGCTGTTCCGTCTGGTACCAGCATCCCACCTACTTCACAGGCACCCTGGACTCCTTTGTGAAGATTACTCGGCACAAGGGTGCCAGGACCCTGTGGAGTGGCCTCCCTGCAACTCTAGTGATGACAGTGCCCGCCACCACCATTTACTTTACCACCTATGACCAGCTCGAGGCCTTCTTATGCAGCCGAGCTGTGACTTCTGACCTCTATGCACCCATGGTGGCAGGAGCTCTGGCTCGACTGGGCACTGTGACTGTGATCAGTCCCCTGGAGCTGGTGAGAACTAAGCTTCAGACTCAGCATCTGTCCTACCATGAATTTGGGGCCTGTGTCAGGGCAGCCATGTCCCAGGGCGGCTGGCGCTCTCTCTGGCTTGGCTGGGGTGCCACCGTGTTGAGGGACGTGCC
It encodes the following:
- the LOC122727673 gene encoding solute carrier family 25 member 39-like, with the translated sequence MREARGSVMTEKAPRGISPLQQMVASGTGALVTSIFMTPLDVVKVRLQSQRPFPTSGLAKSKRSWSIPYTKWKCMLYCNCILEPLYLCQNGSRCSVWYQHPTYFTGTLDSFVKITRHKGARTLWSGLPATLVMTVPATTIYFTTYDQLEAFLCSRAVTSDLYAPMVAGALARLGTVTVISPLELVRTKLQTQHLSYHEFGACVRAAMSQGGWRSLWLGWGATVLRDVPFSALYWFNYELVKSWLCQMAAKDRTSVSISFVSGVYSGTVAAVLTLPFDVVKTQRQMELGSLGALRVTSPRFPSIWLLLRRIQAESGARGLFAGFLPWIIKAAPSCAIMISTYKLSKNFFQRLNL